Proteins from one Celeribacter indicus genomic window:
- a CDS encoding NAD(P)-dependent oxidoreductase — translation MDRKDSVGFIGLGMMGIHMATNILRKGFPLIVRDIAPARCEALAAEGAQVADSPAAVAEKARITVLMVDTTAQVEEVIFGAEGIARQAQPGDRIICMSTIDPEAVRGFARELRPLGVGLIDAPVSGMEKGAREGTLKAFVGGAAEDLEACRPVLDAMTAQVIHLGDAGQGLAMKLVNNMLVQVGWVAVAEALVLGQKAGLDPEQMVSLIGEATGNSVAFQYMGPRWLERDFDGIRLDVTFKDMGHQIELGKSLGVPMMMATLAQQMYQLARCKGYGSEDGVAVVKVYEEMARLIDPPGQET, via the coding sequence ATGGACAGGAAAGACAGCGTCGGATTCATCGGTCTGGGCATGATGGGCATCCACATGGCCACCAATATCCTCAGAAAGGGATTTCCGCTGATCGTGCGCGACATCGCCCCCGCGCGCTGCGAGGCGCTCGCCGCGGAGGGCGCGCAGGTCGCGGACAGCCCGGCGGCGGTGGCGGAAAAGGCCCGCATCACCGTCCTGATGGTCGACACGACCGCGCAGGTGGAAGAGGTGATCTTCGGGGCCGAGGGGATCGCGCGGCAGGCACAGCCGGGCGACCGCATCATCTGCATGAGCACGATCGACCCCGAGGCGGTGCGCGGTTTCGCCCGCGAGCTTCGGCCGCTCGGCGTCGGGCTGATCGACGCGCCGGTGAGCGGCATGGAGAAGGGCGCGCGCGAGGGCACGCTGAAGGCCTTCGTCGGCGGTGCGGCGGAGGATCTGGAGGCCTGCCGCCCGGTGCTCGACGCGATGACGGCCCAGGTGATCCACCTCGGGGACGCGGGGCAGGGGCTCGCGATGAAGCTCGTGAACAACATGCTCGTCCAGGTCGGCTGGGTCGCGGTTGCCGAGGCGCTCGTGCTCGGGCAGAAGGCGGGGCTCGACCCGGAACAGATGGTCTCCCTCATCGGGGAGGCGACGGGCAACAGCGTCGCGTTTCAATACATGGGGCCGCGCTGGCTCGAACGGGATTTCGATGGCATCCGGCTCGACGTGACCTTCAAGGACATGGGCCACCAGATCGAGCTCGGCAAGTCGCTCGGCGTGCCGATGATGATGGCGACGCTCGCGCAGCAGATGTACCAGCTCGCCCGCTGCAAGGGCTATGGCAGCGAGGACGGGGTCGCGGTGGTCAAGGTCTACGAGGAAATGGCCCGGCTGATCGACCCGCCGGGGCAGGAGACGTGA
- a CDS encoding NAD(P)-binding domain-containing protein, whose amino-acid sequence MSGGAAGRRRPLPDPLRAALEGPGDILVATDAAAFTTPPPVAAGGLVVDMTGADRDTLAERARALAARDATLVEAVFAAHFTDVPDCPPSLLIAGPEAACDRLGARVEAPDLSVFACGTVPGDAAAMHGLTETLALSTRIASLEVVAMGRRFGLDLHSMAEVISKGSGRNRISRIVLPRLAAGRGSSDLPLADALGTLDAAVAAGNRTGAPLMAARLAQGLARATLNRLGPAATVDDLAAQVAHMAGADFAPDAGSPPPDMADPAQAETLTVGYVGLGRMGGALARRLLLSRPVMVYDTDPAQVAALVAAGATAADTPAALARACDVVMTCVPTSEIVREVVFGPDGLATGLSPGKILLDQTTGDPSITQEIAAELATRGVTMLDAPVSGGTRGAVAGTIAIICGGDPAAFGRVRPMLAEISPNIVHCGAVGTGHAAKLVQNAVASCNRAITLECVAAACLSGLTLDRMIGPVNAGAGWNGGAERILPALRSDSPTTEFAMSLMVKDLRLACDIGSKVGAPMTIANVVRGLFQTSLHEHGPGANLDRIADTIGAMAGVTYSEHAG is encoded by the coding sequence ATGAGCGGCGGCGCGGCCGGCCGGCGGAGGCCCCTGCCGGACCCGCTGCGCGCGGCGCTCGAAGGTCCCGGCGATATCCTGGTCGCCACCGACGCCGCGGCGTTCACCACGCCGCCGCCGGTTGCCGCGGGCGGGCTGGTGGTCGACATGACCGGGGCGGATCGCGACACGCTGGCGGAACGTGCGCGCGCCCTTGCCGCCCGCGACGCGACCCTGGTCGAGGCGGTGTTCGCCGCGCATTTCACCGATGTGCCGGACTGCCCGCCCTCGCTCCTGATCGCCGGGCCCGAGGCGGCCTGTGACCGGCTGGGCGCGCGTGTGGAGGCGCCGGATCTTTCGGTCTTCGCCTGCGGCACGGTGCCGGGCGACGCGGCGGCGATGCACGGGTTGACCGAGACGCTGGCGCTGTCGACGCGGATCGCCTCGCTCGAGGTGGTGGCGATGGGGCGCCGGTTCGGGCTCGACCTGCACAGCATGGCGGAGGTGATCAGCAAGGGCTCCGGGCGCAACCGCATCTCCCGGATCGTCCTGCCGCGCCTCGCCGCAGGCCGGGGCAGCAGCGACCTGCCGCTCGCCGACGCGCTCGGGACGCTCGACGCGGCGGTCGCGGCGGGCAACCGCACCGGCGCGCCGCTGATGGCCGCGCGGCTCGCGCAGGGTCTCGCCCGCGCCACGCTCAACCGCCTGGGGCCGGCCGCGACGGTCGACGACCTCGCCGCGCAGGTCGCCCATATGGCGGGCGCGGATTTCGCGCCGGACGCCGGATCGCCGCCGCCCGACATGGCGGACCCGGCGCAAGCGGAGACCCTGACCGTGGGCTATGTCGGCCTCGGCAGGATGGGCGGCGCGCTGGCGCGGCGGCTGCTGCTGTCGCGCCCGGTGATGGTCTACGACACCGACCCGGCGCAGGTCGCCGCGCTCGTCGCGGCCGGGGCCACCGCCGCCGACACGCCCGCGGCGCTCGCCCGCGCCTGCGACGTGGTGATGACCTGCGTGCCGACGTCCGAGATCGTGCGCGAGGTCGTCTTCGGCCCGGACGGGCTGGCCACGGGGCTTTCTCCCGGAAAGATCCTGCTCGACCAGACCACCGGCGATCCCTCGATCACGCAGGAGATCGCGGCGGAACTCGCCACGCGCGGGGTGACGATGCTCGACGCGCCGGTGTCGGGCGGCACGCGCGGCGCGGTGGCGGGCACGATCGCGATCATCTGCGGCGGCGATCCCGCTGCCTTCGGCCGGGTCCGTCCCATGCTTGCCGAGATCAGCCCGAACATCGTCCATTGCGGCGCGGTCGGGACCGGGCACGCGGCAAAGCTCGTGCAGAACGCGGTGGCGAGCTGCAACCGCGCGATCACGCTCGAATGCGTCGCGGCCGCCTGCCTGTCGGGGCTGACGCTCGACCGGATGATCGGGCCGGTCAACGCGGGCGCGGGCTGGAACGGCGGGGCGGAACGCATCCTGCCGGCGCTGCGCAGCGACAGCCCGACCACCGAATTCGCGATGAGCCTGATGGTCAAGGACCTGCGCCTCGCCTGCGACATCGGCAGCAAGGTCGGCGCGCCCATGACCATCGCCAATGTCGTGCGCGGCCTGTTCCAGACCAGCCTCCACGAACACGGACCCGGTGCCAATCTCGACCGGATCGCGGACACGATCGGCGCGATGGCGGGCGTCACCTATTCGGAACATGCCGGCTGA
- a CDS encoding carboxymuconolactone decarboxylase family protein encodes MEKSANARMYEAIPQLGRLRDEVLYNDVWKQPELGPRDRSLVTCAVLAALGKNEELAHHMRRAVENGVTADELRGLVVQVGFYAGWPCAVNAGKAGLALFEGEA; translated from the coding sequence ATGGAAAAATCCGCGAACGCCCGCATGTACGAGGCTATCCCGCAGCTCGGGCGGCTGCGCGACGAGGTGCTTTACAACGACGTCTGGAAACAGCCCGAACTCGGCCCGCGCGACCGCAGCCTCGTGACCTGTGCCGTGCTCGCCGCCCTGGGCAAGAACGAGGAGCTCGCCCATCACATGCGCCGCGCGGTGGAGAACGGCGTGACCGCCGACGAGCTGCGCGGGCTGGTGGTGCAGGTCGGCTTCTACGCGGGCTGGCCCTGCGCGGTGAACGCCGGCAAGGCGGGGCTCGCGCTCTTCGAGGGCGAGGCATGA
- a CDS encoding NAD(P)-dependent oxidoreductase, translating to MTDLVTGYIGLGAMGGALARRLLLSRPLHVFDLNPGTRAEFEALGATPAASPEALARICDVVMICVPRSADVRRVLFGEGGASAGLTAGKIVVDQTSGDPIETRAMAAELAQAGVAMVDAPVSGGARGAEAGTIAIMTGGEAETLDRLAPVFAQISPNVTRCGGIGAGQVMKLINNMISTCNRFAMLEGVAMGVKNGLSLDVMTDVLNSGGARSRSSEVMLRNIAAGGPPADFALDLMLKDLNLAAGLGQQSGAPLQFGQMARAMLQAASNTLAPGAKLDEIAGFVAAQSGTEFTPDG from the coding sequence ACCGGATATATCGGCCTCGGTGCCATGGGCGGCGCGCTCGCGCGGCGGCTGCTGCTGTCGCGGCCGCTGCATGTCTTCGACCTCAACCCCGGCACGCGCGCGGAGTTCGAGGCGCTCGGCGCGACGCCTGCCGCCTCGCCCGAGGCGCTGGCGCGGATCTGCGACGTGGTGATGATCTGCGTGCCGCGCTCCGCCGACGTGCGCCGCGTGCTGTTCGGCGAGGGCGGCGCGAGCGCGGGGCTCACCGCCGGAAAGATCGTCGTCGACCAGACCAGCGGCGACCCGATCGAGACCCGCGCCATGGCCGCGGAGCTCGCGCAGGCGGGCGTCGCCATGGTGGACGCGCCGGTCTCCGGCGGCGCGCGCGGCGCCGAGGCGGGCACCATCGCGATCATGACCGGCGGCGAGGCGGAAACGCTCGACCGCCTCGCGCCGGTCTTCGCGCAGATCAGCCCGAACGTCACCCGCTGCGGCGGGATCGGCGCGGGACAGGTGATGAAGCTCATCAACAACATGATCTCCACCTGCAACCGCTTCGCCATGCTCGAAGGCGTGGCGATGGGGGTGAAGAACGGGCTCTCGCTCGACGTGATGACCGACGTGCTCAACAGCGGCGGCGCGCGCAGCCGCTCGAGCGAGGTCATGCTGCGCAACATCGCCGCGGGCGGACCGCCGGCGGATTTCGCGCTCGACCTGATGCTGAAGGACCTGAACCTCGCCGCCGGGCTGGGCCAGCAGTCCGGCGCACCGCTCCAGTTCGGCCAGATGGCCCGCGCGATGCTCCAGGCCGCCTCCAACACGCTCGCCCCCGGTGCGAAGCTCGACGAGATCGCGGGCTTCGTCGCCGCGCAATCCGGTACGGAATTCACCCCGGACGGCTGA